From the Halalkalicoccus sp. CGA53 genome, one window contains:
- a CDS encoding universal stress protein: MTKDLERDLGLVPVIAISMGAMIGSGIFILPGLAMAEAGPAVILAFLVAGLLVVPAAISIAELGTAMPEAGGDYVFIERGMGPVAGTIAGLGTWLMLMFKGALALVGGMFYLDLLFWLPSHAAAAVVLGTALIGVNLIGVKQTGRLQSLMVVVMVIILSAFVALSITHVQSPRYEPFFTAGYSGLVGATTMVLVSYAGVTKIAAVAEEIEDPGRNLPLGLLLSLCSTALLYALIVFVLVGTIDPVQLAGTNVPMADAVEPIPGLGAPAVAAIVVAAVLALVSTANAGILTASRYPLALSRDELLPKGFAYVHPRFSTPTIAILATGGAMLFIIVALPVEEIAKTAGAFQILVYVLVCAALIAFRERNVEWYDPSFESPAYPWLQLFGIVSGVYVISQMDTLPLVGAVGITVLGTGWYLWYASDRVDREGVAVDAVRREAGRKFVRETERQLAGSEEGEEVMIALRRDASLLEENRLLQLAAPIARTRESRIRIVRFDEVPDQVPLEWATEQSAADVEFERRTDELVADLDVDVAVGEIVSHDTKHAVVNYAERAGVDLLITRADPVSRLRTLFGRDTDWIMEHTPCDIVFVQEGALESIEEIAIVTDRSPFNDPLKVELADAIASAAGARLRFVYAAGDASDRAEETIRAYHDELDDRCEVPVEGTILRSGEVDELVAELAGADLVMLTTVTHRRLPDLLFSQRSDRIATRLDQPVLLVHSRRTRRSTFLEPVIDRVLFER; the protein is encoded by the coding sequence ATGACCAAGGACCTTGAGCGCGACCTCGGTCTCGTCCCGGTGATCGCCATCAGCATGGGGGCGATGATCGGCAGCGGGATCTTCATTCTCCCGGGGCTCGCGATGGCCGAGGCCGGCCCGGCGGTGATCCTCGCGTTCCTCGTCGCCGGCCTGCTCGTCGTCCCGGCGGCGATCAGCATCGCGGAACTCGGGACCGCAATGCCGGAGGCCGGCGGCGACTACGTCTTCATCGAACGCGGAATGGGCCCCGTGGCGGGGACGATCGCCGGTCTTGGAACCTGGCTGATGCTGATGTTCAAGGGCGCACTCGCGCTCGTCGGCGGGATGTTCTACCTCGACCTGCTGTTCTGGCTGCCGAGTCACGCCGCCGCCGCCGTCGTTCTCGGTACCGCGCTGATCGGCGTCAACCTGATCGGCGTCAAACAGACCGGGCGGCTCCAGTCGCTGATGGTCGTCGTGATGGTGATCATCCTCTCCGCGTTCGTCGCGCTCAGCATCACCCACGTGCAGAGCCCCCGGTACGAGCCCTTCTTTACCGCGGGCTACTCCGGACTCGTCGGCGCGACGACGATGGTACTGGTCTCCTACGCCGGCGTCACGAAGATCGCGGCGGTCGCCGAGGAGATCGAGGACCCGGGTCGGAACCTCCCGCTCGGGCTGTTGCTCTCGCTCTGTTCGACCGCGCTGTTGTACGCACTGATCGTCTTCGTGCTCGTCGGAACGATCGACCCTGTCCAGCTCGCCGGGACGAACGTGCCGATGGCGGACGCGGTCGAGCCGATCCCCGGCCTCGGCGCCCCGGCGGTGGCAGCGATCGTGGTCGCCGCGGTGCTGGCGCTGGTCTCGACGGCGAACGCGGGTATCCTCACCGCCTCGCGCTACCCGCTCGCGCTCAGCCGGGACGAGCTCCTTCCCAAAGGGTTCGCCTACGTCCACCCGAGGTTCAGCACCCCGACGATCGCCATCCTCGCCACCGGCGGGGCGATGCTGTTCATCATCGTCGCGCTCCCGGTCGAGGAGATCGCGAAGACAGCCGGCGCGTTTCAGATCCTCGTCTACGTGCTCGTCTGCGCCGCGCTGATCGCGTTCCGCGAGCGGAACGTCGAGTGGTACGATCCCAGTTTCGAATCGCCGGCGTACCCCTGGCTCCAGCTGTTCGGGATCGTCTCGGGCGTCTACGTCATCTCACAGATGGACACCCTGCCGCTGGTCGGCGCGGTCGGGATCACCGTGCTCGGGACGGGCTGGTACCTCTGGTACGCGAGCGACCGGGTCGACCGCGAGGGGGTCGCCGTCGACGCCGTCCGCCGCGAGGCGGGCCGAAAGTTCGTCCGCGAGACCGAACGCCAGCTCGCCGGTTCGGAGGAGGGCGAGGAGGTGATGATCGCGCTCAGACGCGACGCGAGCCTGCTCGAGGAGAACCGACTGCTCCAGCTCGCGGCCCCGATCGCACGCACCCGGGAGAGCAGGATCCGGATCGTCCGGTTCGACGAGGTTCCCGACCAGGTGCCTCTGGAGTGGGCGACCGAGCAGTCGGCCGCGGACGTCGAGTTCGAGCGCCGGACCGACGAGCTGGTCGCCGACCTCGACGTGGACGTCGCGGTCGGCGAGATCGTCAGCCACGACACGAAACACGCGGTCGTCAACTACGCCGAACGGGCCGGCGTCGACCTCCTCATCACGCGCGCAGATCCGGTCAGTCGACTCAGAACGCTCTTCGGACGCGACACCGACTGGATCATGGAGCACACCCCCTGTGACATCGTCTTCGTCCAGGAGGGCGCGCTCGAGTCGATCGAGGAGATCGCGATCGTCACGGACCGGAGCCCGTTCAACGATCCGCTGAAGGTCGAACTCGCCGATGCGATCGCGAGCGCAGCCGGCGCCCGTCTCAGGTTCGTCTACGCCGCCGGGGACGCCTCCGACCGGGCCGAGGAGACGATCCGGGCGTACCACGACGAGCTCGACGACCGGTGTGAGGTCCCGGTCGAGGGGACGATCCTCCGGTCCGGCGAGGTCGACGAGCTCGTGGCCGAACTGGCCGGCGCTGACCTCGTGATGCTCACGACGGTCACCCACAGACGGCTGCCCGACCTCCTGTTCAGCCAGCGTTCGGATCGGATCGCGACGCGACTCGACCAGCCCGTCCTGCTCGTCCACTCACGGCGCACCCGCCGGTCGACGTTCCTCGAGCCGGTCATCGATCGCGTGCTCTTCGAGCGGTGA
- a CDS encoding Lrp/AsnC family transcriptional regulator encodes MSVTRKSVLKPEDLNNTDESLLNILQEGRVTPTYAAEEMGVSREYASDRLKRLTEHGHVEKIAPGLYELTSDPRNVGDEFNNARDSEVNEFTETVEIKKQEIRRLREQSAEHECLSDIKVVLSHIKDELHSETSSHDRIMTLVEEAQTAVDDALSSEL; translated from the coding sequence GTGAGCGTAACCAGAAAATCAGTGCTCAAGCCTGAGGATTTAAACAACACCGACGAATCGCTACTTAATATCCTTCAAGAGGGGCGTGTGACGCCGACCTACGCAGCTGAAGAAATGGGTGTATCCCGTGAGTATGCCAGCGATCGATTGAAACGGCTTACCGAGCATGGTCATGTCGAGAAAATAGCGCCGGGACTATACGAACTCACAAGTGATCCACGCAACGTAGGCGACGAGTTCAACAATGCGAGAGACAGCGAGGTTAACGAGTTCACAGAGACCGTCGAAATTAAGAAGCAGGAGATCCGGCGTCTTCGGGAACAGAGTGCCGAGCACGAATGCCTCTCCGATATAAAAGTGGTTCTATCCCACATTAAAGACGAACTGCATAGCGAGACGAGCAGTCATGACCGAATTATGACGCTTGTAGAGGAGGCACAAACAGCGGTCGATGATGCGCTCTCCAGTGAACTATGA
- a CDS encoding amino acid permease, with the protein MAEDAELAKDLGLLSALTIGIGTMVGAGIFVLPGIAAQEAGPVVVASFVIGGMIAFINAFAVSELGTAMPKAGGAYYWINRSLGPSFGSIAGLGDWMGLAFASAFYCIGFGQYLATLAPLPSILFLNDIQVGALIAGVIFVGVNYIGAKETGGIQTVIVLILLGILTVFALAGWLAFDYATLVGDGGWAPTAEGYGAILPATALVFVSFLGYAKIATVAEELKNPGRNLPLAVLGSVGFVTVLYAILVTVMLGVVPWPDLDLDAPVAQAAEVAFPAAIATAAATVMTLGALLATASSANASILSSARINFAMGRDKIVTDWLNEIHPKFATPYRSILVTGSMIVLFIAALGRDLAILAQAASVLHLIVYALTNVALIVFRQADLPEYDPDFTVPLYPLTPILGAVLSIGLIGFMATAEILLSVLFVVAALAWYFLYARKHTLHEGILGEYVLSRADELPDAAVTAAEVAQPDVSREHRVMVPISNPRTEGVLLSLAATIAKANDGVVHAVHIVQVPDQIPLDRGAEHIDRIDAESGKLLERAEREAETLGVPVETTTVVSHRSFEEVFDAARRFDADRVVMGWGVDRPWAVGTAQRPIDELTHDLPCDFLILKDRGFATDRVLVPTAGGPDSELSAEVAAVLRDQVGAEVALLHVVDGEDERARGHAFLGGWAEEHGLPNAEILIDDSGDVEGAIARAAAGRTLVIIGATERGLLSRLVRGSLVFDVVDEVECSVLLAERPSGRTIRERLFGSGTSEGATASDD; encoded by the coding sequence GTGGCTGAGGACGCGGAACTCGCGAAGGACCTCGGGCTGCTCTCGGCGCTGACGATCGGGATCGGGACGATGGTCGGCGCGGGGATCTTCGTCCTCCCGGGGATCGCCGCCCAGGAGGCCGGCCCGGTCGTCGTCGCCTCGTTCGTGATCGGCGGCATGATCGCGTTCATCAACGCGTTCGCGGTGAGCGAACTCGGCACCGCGATGCCGAAAGCCGGCGGCGCGTACTACTGGATCAACCGTTCGCTGGGCCCCTCCTTCGGGTCGATCGCCGGCCTCGGCGACTGGATGGGCCTGGCGTTCGCGAGCGCCTTCTACTGTATCGGCTTCGGCCAGTACCTCGCGACGCTCGCCCCGCTGCCCTCGATCCTCTTTCTCAACGACATCCAGGTCGGCGCGCTGATCGCCGGGGTGATCTTCGTCGGCGTGAACTACATCGGTGCGAAGGAGACCGGCGGGATCCAGACGGTGATCGTCTTGATCTTGCTCGGGATCCTCACGGTGTTCGCGCTCGCCGGCTGGCTCGCGTTCGACTACGCGACGCTCGTCGGCGACGGGGGCTGGGCACCGACGGCCGAGGGCTACGGCGCGATCCTCCCCGCAACGGCGCTCGTCTTCGTCTCGTTTCTGGGCTACGCGAAGATCGCGACCGTCGCCGAGGAACTGAAGAACCCCGGGCGGAACCTCCCGCTCGCGGTGCTCGGGAGCGTCGGGTTCGTCACGGTGCTGTACGCGATCCTCGTCACCGTGATGCTCGGTGTCGTCCCGTGGCCCGACCTCGACCTCGACGCGCCGGTCGCACAGGCCGCCGAGGTGGCGTTCCCCGCCGCGATCGCGACCGCGGCGGCGACCGTGATGACGCTTGGCGCGTTGCTCGCGACCGCCTCCTCCGCGAACGCCTCGATCCTCTCGTCGGCCCGGATCAACTTCGCGATGGGCCGGGACAAGATCGTCACCGACTGGCTCAACGAGATCCACCCCAAGTTCGCGACCCCCTATCGCTCGATCCTCGTGACGGGATCGATGATCGTCCTCTTTATCGCCGCGCTCGGCCGCGACCTCGCGATCCTCGCGCAGGCGGCGAGCGTCCTCCACCTGATCGTCTACGCGCTCACGAACGTCGCGCTGATCGTCTTCCGACAGGCCGACCTCCCGGAGTACGACCCAGACTTCACGGTGCCGCTCTACCCGCTCACGCCGATCCTCGGCGCGGTGCTCTCGATCGGGCTGATCGGCTTCATGGCGACGGCGGAGATCCTCCTCAGCGTCCTGTTCGTCGTCGCCGCGCTCGCCTGGTACTTCCTCTACGCCCGGAAACACACGCTCCACGAGGGGATACTCGGCGAGTACGTCCTCTCACGGGCGGACGAACTGCCCGACGCCGCCGTGACCGCCGCCGAGGTCGCGCAGCCGGACGTCTCGCGCGAACACCGCGTGATGGTGCCGATCTCGAACCCCCGAACCGAGGGCGTGCTCCTCTCGCTCGCGGCCACCATCGCGAAGGCCAACGACGGGGTCGTCCACGCGGTCCACATCGTCCAGGTGCCCGATCAGATCCCGCTCGACCGGGGCGCGGAACATATAGACCGGATCGACGCCGAGTCCGGGAAACTGCTCGAGCGCGCCGAACGGGAGGCCGAGACGCTCGGCGTCCCCGTCGAGACGACGACCGTCGTCTCGCATCGCTCGTTCGAGGAGGTCTTCGACGCCGCCCGCCGGTTCGACGCCGATCGGGTCGTCATGGGCTGGGGTGTGGACCGGCCGTGGGCGGTGGGGACTGCCCAGCGACCGATCGACGAGCTCACCCACGACCTGCCGTGTGACTTCCTCATCCTCAAGGACCGCGGGTTCGCCACCGATAGAGTACTCGTCCCGACGGCGGGCGGGCCGGACTCAGAACTCTCTGCGGAGGTCGCCGCCGTCCTCCGCGACCAGGTCGGCGCGGAGGTCGCGCTGTTGCACGTCGTCGACGGCGAGGACGAACGAGCCCGGGGCCACGCCTTCCTCGGCGGATGGGCTGAGGAGCACGGCCTGCCGAACGCGGAGATCCTGATCGACGACTCCGGCGACGTCGAGGGTGCGATCGCCCGGGCCGCCGCGGGTCGGACGCTGGTGATTATCGGCGCGACCGAGCGTGGGCTGCTCTCGCGGCTGGTCCGCGGCTCGCTCGTCTTCGACGTCGTCGACGAGGTCGAGTGTTCGGTGCTACTCGCCGAACGACCGTCCGGACGTACGATTCGCGAGCGGCTGTTCGGCAGCGGCACCTCCGAAGGGGCGACCGCGAGCGACGACTGA
- a CDS encoding universal stress protein — protein sequence MVRTFTETVVLPLASPRDAEATGRAVRPYLDGTSDHVLVVHVIEKAGGAPDKVPVEQARMRADEIFATVEAAFADSDVPVETRVVYDTDVARAILAVAEDASATSIVVTPRGASRWMKMLSGEVMPSLVNDTDRPVIVIPEREAEGG from the coding sequence ATGGTCAGAACGTTCACCGAGACGGTAGTACTCCCCCTCGCGAGCCCGAGGGACGCCGAGGCGACCGGGAGGGCGGTCCGTCCCTACCTCGACGGGACCTCCGATCACGTGCTCGTGGTCCACGTCATCGAGAAGGCAGGCGGCGCTCCCGACAAGGTGCCGGTCGAACAGGCCCGGATGCGGGCCGACGAGATATTCGCGACCGTCGAGGCGGCGTTCGCCGACTCCGACGTCCCGGTCGAGACCCGGGTCGTCTACGACACCGATGTCGCACGCGCGATCCTAGCGGTCGCCGAGGACGCCAGCGCGACCTCGATCGTCGTGACCCCGCGTGGCGCGAGCCGATGGATGAAGATGCTCTCCGGCGAGGTGATGCCCTCGCTCGTAAACGACACCGACCGCCCGGTCATCGTGATCCCGGAACGGGAGGCCGAAGGTGGCTGA
- a CDS encoding amino acid permease, producing the protein MAEDAELAKDLGLLSALTIGIGTMVGAGIFVLPGAAVAEAGPLAAGAFVLGGFIALFTALSASELGTAMPKAGGAYFYVNRGLGPLFGSIAGWGNWIGLTFASAFYMFGFGQYVAEFLAVPGLAVGPFVLTGPKVIALLGAAFFIAVNYIGAKETGRLQNVIVFTLLGILVVFTLFGMLNADLQTLRPIAPEGFGALLPVTGLVFVSYLGFVQITSVAEEIKDPGRNLPIAVVGSVVIVTAIYALVLLAVLGAVPNELVAGNDTAVVQVASVLIGPIGAVAMLIGGLLATASSANASILSSSRINFAMGRDGIVSPALNEIHERFGTPYRSIGVTGALILVFIVVGNLELLATAGSVLHLVVYGLLNLALIVFREAEPAGYDPDFTIPLYPITPILGAVFSFALIAFIDPVVVLLCALFVGLAVLWYLGYARSRTEREGVLSEYVLSRPERMPDAAVTAAEATQPDRAKPYRVLVPISNPRTEGDLLSLASVIAKANEGIVDAVHIVQVPDQIPLDRGAEHIERIDAESGKLLERAREEADTLGVPVETTTVVSHRSFEEVFDTARRHDADTVVMGWGANRPWEAGTAQRPIDELTHDLPCDFLILKDRGLDTRRVLVPTAGGPDSDLSAEVARYLRDRVGAEISLLHVVEGEDARAGGYAFLGGWAEEHGLPNAEILIDDSGDVEGAIEREAEDRTLVIIGATERGLLSRLVRGSLVFDVVDEVECSVLLAERPSGRTIRERILGRAAPSERAAAGDD; encoded by the coding sequence ATGGCTGAGGACGCGGAACTCGCGAAGGACCTCGGGCTGCTCTCGGCGCTGACGATCGGGATCGGGACGATGGTCGGCGCGGGGATCTTCGTCCTCCCTGGCGCGGCAGTCGCGGAGGCAGGGCCGCTCGCGGCCGGCGCGTTCGTCCTCGGCGGGTTCATCGCGCTGTTCACCGCGCTGTCGGCGAGCGAACTCGGCACCGCGATGCCGAAAGCCGGCGGCGCGTACTTCTACGTCAACCGGGGGCTCGGCCCGTTGTTCGGGTCGATCGCCGGCTGGGGCAACTGGATCGGGCTCACGTTCGCCTCGGCGTTCTACATGTTCGGCTTCGGCCAGTACGTCGCTGAGTTCCTCGCCGTGCCGGGGCTCGCGGTCGGACCGTTCGTGCTTACCGGTCCGAAGGTAATCGCGCTGCTGGGCGCCGCCTTCTTCATCGCGGTCAACTATATCGGCGCGAAGGAGACCGGCCGGCTCCAGAACGTCATCGTGTTCACACTACTCGGAATCCTCGTCGTGTTCACGCTCTTCGGCATGTTGAACGCCGACCTCCAGACGCTCCGGCCGATCGCACCGGAGGGCTTCGGCGCGCTCTTGCCGGTCACCGGGCTGGTGTTCGTCTCGTATCTCGGCTTCGTCCAGATCACGTCCGTCGCTGAGGAGATCAAGGACCCGGGACGGAACCTCCCTATCGCGGTCGTTGGGAGCGTCGTCATCGTCACCGCTATCTACGCGCTGGTGCTGCTCGCGGTCCTCGGGGCGGTCCCGAACGAGCTCGTCGCCGGCAACGACACGGCCGTCGTCCAGGTGGCGAGCGTGCTCATCGGGCCGATCGGTGCGGTCGCGATGCTCATAGGCGGGTTGCTCGCGACGGCGTCGTCGGCGAACGCGTCGATTCTCTCGTCGTCGCGGATCAACTTCGCGATGGGCAGAGACGGGATCGTCTCGCCGGCACTGAACGAGATCCACGAGCGGTTCGGGACGCCCTACCGATCGATCGGGGTCACCGGCGCGCTGATCCTGGTGTTCATCGTGGTGGGGAACCTGGAGCTGCTCGCGACCGCGGGGAGCGTGCTGCACCTGGTCGTCTACGGCCTACTGAACCTCGCGCTGATCGTCTTCCGCGAGGCGGAGCCGGCAGGCTACGACCCCGACTTCACCATCCCGCTCTACCCGATCACGCCGATCCTCGGCGCGGTGTTCTCGTTCGCACTGATCGCGTTCATCGACCCGGTCGTCGTCCTGCTCTGTGCGCTGTTCGTCGGCCTCGCCGTCCTCTGGTACCTCGGCTACGCCCGCTCGCGCACCGAGCGCGAGGGGGTCCTGAGCGAGTACGTCCTCTCGCGTCCCGAGCGGATGCCCGACGCCGCCGTCACCGCTGCCGAGGCCACCCAACCCGACCGCGCGAAACCATACCGGGTCCTCGTGCCAATCTCGAACCCGCGAACCGAGGGCGACCTGCTCTCGCTGGCGAGCGTGATCGCGAAGGCGAACGAAGGGATCGTCGACGCGGTTCACATCGTCCAGGTGCCCGATCAGATCCCACTGGATCGGGGCGCGGAACATATCGAGCGGATCGACGCCGAGTCAGGCAAACTACTTGAGCGCGCGCGGGAGGAGGCCGACACCCTCGGGGTACCGGTCGAGACGACGACCGTCGTCTCGCATCGCTCGTTCGAGGAGGTCTTCGACACGGCCAGGCGTCACGACGCCGATACCGTGGTGATGGGCTGGGGCGCGAACAGGCCGTGGGAGGCGGGCACCGCCCAGCGACCGATCGACGAGCTCACCCACGACCTGCCGTGTGACTTCCTCATCCTCAAGGACCGCGGTCTCGACACCCGACGGGTGCTCGTGCCGACCGCGGGGGGACCGGACTCGGACCTCTCGGCGGAGGTCGCACGGTACCTCCGCGACCGGGTCGGCGCGGAGATCAGCCTCCTCCACGTCGTCGAGGGTGAGGACGCGCGCGCCGGCGGATACGCCTTCCTCGGCGGGTGGGCCGAGGAGCACGGCCTGCCGAACGCAGAGATCCTGATCGACGACTCCGGCGACGTCGAGGGCGCGATCGAACGCGAGGCGGAGGACCGGACGCTGGTGATTATCGGCGCGACCGAGCGTGGGCTGCTCTCGCGGCTGGTCCGCGGCTCGCTCGTCTTCGACGTCGTCGACGAGGTCGAGTGTTCGGTGCTACTCGCCGAACGACCGTCCGGACGTACGATTCGCGAACGGATCCTCGGGCGAGCCGCGCCGTCGGAGCGAGCGGCCGCCGGCGACGACTGA